From a region of the Castanea sativa cultivar Marrone di Chiusa Pesio chromosome 10, ASM4071231v1 genome:
- the LOC142613891 gene encoding calcineurin-binding protein 1-like: MIKKASEENLETANALLKSSYNYYRESSCVVLQSGVILNLVPSRLATGTQFQPSMDGVEILDLSIPRKLLLWAYTLLHGRCANITAIVKYCEENAKSKMKKGTGTSPATINVSSTTTTLAGAGKDGASHVGGSDVEASPLTTMTSTLLSEGDTRHSVNQMPSPGESQKGLFVTLQLHQCKNTVAERSNLAGHEGDSDKS, encoded by the exons ATGATCAAGAAAGCATCTGAAGAAAATTTGGAGACTGCAAATGCTTTGCTTAAATCTTCTTACAATTATTATCGGGAGAGCTCCTGTGTGGTGCTTCAATCTGGTGTCATTCTTAATCTGGTTCCATCTCGGTTAGCAACAGGAACACAGTTTCAGCCAAGCATGGATGGGGTTGAAATACTTGATCTGAGCATTCCAAGGAAGCTTCTCTTGTGGGCCTATACATTATTGCATGGACGTTGTGCCAACATAACAGCTATTGTAAAGTATTGTGAAGAAAATGCAAAG TCAAAGATGAAAAAAGGAACTGGAACCTCACCTGCAACTATAAATGTATCTAGTACTACCACTACTCTTGCAG GTGCTGGGAAAGATGGAGCAAGCCATGTTGGAGGCAGTGATGTGGAGGCTTCTCCACTGACAACAATGACATCTACTCTGTTGTCTGAGGGTGATACCAGACATAGTGTGAATCAAATGCCATCTCCAGGCGAGAGTCAAAAGGGGTTATTTGTTACACTGCAATTGCATCAGTGTAAAAATACTGTTGCAGAACGCAGCAACTTGGCAGGTCACGAAGGAGATTCTGACAAAAGTTGA
- the LOC142613343 gene encoding uncharacterized protein LOC142613343, whose translation MKLVWLAVGAEADDDRIELLLSEVKGKDITELIAAGREKLSSVPSGGGTIAVAAPGGGACGAAPEAVGAESKKEEKVEEKEESDDDMGFSLFD comes from the exons ATGAAATTAGTTTGGCTTGCAGTTGGGGCTGAAGCTGATGATGATAGAATTGAGTTGCTCTTGTCTGAAGTCAAGGGAAAAGATATCACAGAGCTGATTGCAGCTGGTAGGGAGAAGTTGTCATCAGTGCCTTCTGGTGGCGGCACTATTGCTGTTGCTGCACCTGGTGGTGGTGCTTGTGGAGCTGCCCCTGAAGCTGTTGGTGCTGAGTCAAAGAAAGAGGAGAAAGTGGAAGAGAAAGAGGAGTCTGATGAC GATATGGGTTTCAGCCTCTTTGACTAA